One part of the Malus sylvestris chromosome 2, drMalSylv7.2, whole genome shotgun sequence genome encodes these proteins:
- the LOC126603755 gene encoding uncharacterized protein LOC126603755, protein MHFRIGIIESSSVYNGGKGGCYVGNGVGGGCGGDGCDDNDDVSGNGSYHYGASGCNGRDDNDNNVSGNCNCGASGGSCGYGYGGGNVRTKSHNNEGPNHARASKELGYSLYCQLVLWWNFFFMVSEQNV, encoded by the exons AtgcacttccgcatcggcatcATCGAGTCCTCCTCGGT TTACAATGGTGGTAAAGGTGGTTGTTATGTTGGTAATGGTGTGggtggtggttgtggtggtgaTGGTTGCGATGATAACGATGATGTTAGTGGTAATGGCAGTTATCATTATGGTGCTAGTGGTTGTAATGGTCGCGATGATAATGACAACAATGTTAGTGGCAATTGTAATTGTGGTGCTAGTGGTGGCAGTTGTGGTTATGGTTATGGTGGTGGGAATGTGAGGACAAAGTCCCACAACAATGAAGGACCAAACCATGCAAGGGCTTCTAAGGAGTTGGGCTACTccttatattgtcaattggttttatggtggaactttTTCTTTATGGTGTCAGAGCAGAACGTGTGA
- the LOC126605143 gene encoding uncharacterized protein LOC126605143, whose translation MANATDDVDSFTTLGRSTVSYYGVGHMLNDITASCWFTYLLLFLTDIGLSPRDAATVMLSGQIADGFATIFAGELIDRFGHFKLWHGAGSVLVAISFSSVFGGCIPCKIFGTSSSTLRTVGYSIFAAIFNVGWAATQVSHMSMLNCITLNSNSRVVLASCRNAFTMVANLSLYAVAFVVFGVTQASTHADIENQYRWIAYLSIFIGCCFVGIFHLGTKEPRLKISVQGNSSSRISWTYWFKKVLYYQVAIVYVLTRLVVNVSQAYLAFYVIDDLRMAQSAKALVPAIIYISSFLVSVILQEISWNGHSLKTFFSAGAIMWIFCGAGILFLPSNMSAFMYLISIFIGIANALMMVTGVSMQSFLIDTDLNGCAFVCGSLSFLDKISCGLALFVLQSYQSNRFIQENHSNHVNISVTRFGLGLVPALCALVSVVVTYTMKLQPARCKPLMEPLLA comes from the exons ATGGCTAATGCCACTGATGATGTTGATTCATTCACTACTCTTGGGAGAAGCACCGTCTCTTATTACGGTGTGGGGCATATGCTCAATGACATTACTGCTTCCTGTTGGTTTACATATCTCTTACTGTTCTTGACAGATATTGGACTTTCCCCAAG GGATGCCGCTACTGTTATGCTTTCTGGTCAAATAGCTGATGGATTTGCAACCATATTTGCTGGCGAACTG ATAGATCGGTTTGGACATTTCAAATTGTGGCATGGTGCAGGCTCTGTTTTGGTTGCTATATCTTTTTCTTCCGTTTTTGGTGGTTGCATACCTTGTAAAATTTTTGGTACCTCTTCATCCACATTGCGAACTGTCGGTTACAGTATATTTGCTGCCATCTTTAACGTTGGTTGGGCTGCTACTCAGGTTTCACACAT GTCTATGTTGAATTGCATTACGCTGAATTCAAATAGCAGAGTGGTGCTAGCTAGCTGTCGAAATGCTTTTACTATG GTTGCCAACCTCAGCCTGTATGCAGTTGCTTTTGTTGTCTTTGGTGTCACTCAGGCAAGTACACATGCCGACATTGAAAATCAG TACCGCTGGATTGCGTATTTGTCAATTTTCATAGGATGCTGCTTTGTGGGTATATTTCATCTCGGCACAAAAGAGCCAAG ATTAAAAATCAGCGTACAAGGAAACAGTAGTTCAAGGATTTCATGGACATACTGGTTCAAGAAAGTTCTGTATTATCAGGTTGCTATTGTTTATGTGCTGACCAGGCTAGTGGTCAATGTTTCACAG GCATATCTTGCATTCTATGTTATAGATGATCTGCGAATGGCGCAATCAGCTAAAGCTCTG GTTCCTGCGATTATCTACATAAGCAGCTTCCTCGTATCTGTAATACTACAG GAGATTTCATGGAATGGTCATTCCTTGAAGACCTTCTTTTCTGCAGGAGCCATTATGTGGATATTTTGCGGAGCAGGAATCCTATTTTTACCTAGCAACATGAGTGCTTTCATGTACCTCATATCAATATTTATTGGCATAGCGAATGCTTTAATGATG GTTACTGGAGTAAGCATGCAAAGCTTTTTAATTGATACAGATCTCAATGGATGTGCATTTGTATGTGGATCTTTAAGCTTCTTGGACAAAATCTCATGTGGGcttgccttatttgttcttCAGTCCTATCAAA GTAACAGATTCATACAGGAAAACCATTCAAATCATGTCAACATCTCAGTCACGAGATTTGGATTGGGTCTTGTTCCAGCGTTATGTGCACTTGTCTCTGTGGTAGTCACATACACCATGAAACTCCAACCTGCTCGCTGTAAACCTTTGATGGAGCCTCTATTGGCATAG